From a region of the Leucoraja erinacea ecotype New England chromosome 6, Leri_hhj_1, whole genome shotgun sequence genome:
- the abhd13 gene encoding protein ABHD13, whose translation MCLKETTMEKTWKSWTYVRKWLIVLVSWSWSLCRISLLALILTFHLYGGILLLFLILASVAGILYKFQDVLLYFPEQPPSSRLYVPVPTGIPHENLFVKTKDGIRLNIILLRYTGDNASYSPTIIYFHGNAGNIGHRIQNALLMMVNLKVNVLLVDYRGYGRSEGEPSEKGLYLDSEAVLDYVMTRPDLDKTKVILFGRSLGGAVAIHLASENPHRIFAIVVENTFLSIPHMASTLFSFFPMRYLPLWCYKNKFLSYNKIAQCRMPSLFISGLSDQLIPPVMMKQLCELSTSRTKRLVIFPDGTHNDTWQCQGYFAALEQFIKELLQNNSHEEVKSTSNVTII comes from the coding sequence ATGTGTCTGAAAGAGACTACGATGGAGAAAACGTGGAAGTCATGGACCTATGTCAGGAAATGGCTGATTGTCTTGGTGTCATGGTCTTGGAGTTTATGCCGGATTTCTCTGCTAGCTTTGATTTTGACCTTCCACTTATATGGAGGCATCCTTTTGCTTTTTTTGATCCTTGCCTCAGTTGCCGGTATATTGTATAAATTTCAAGATGTACTCCTCTACTTTCCAGAACAGCCACCTTCTTCACGTTTGTATGTTCCCGTACCTACTGGGATCCCACATGAAAACCTTTTTGTGAAAACCAAAGATGGAATCCGACTTAACATAATTCTGTTGAGATATACTGGAGATAACGCATCATATTCACCAACCATCATTTATTTTCATGGGAATGCTGGTAATATTGGTCACCGGATACAaaatgctctgttgatgatggtCAATCTGAAAGTTAATGTATTACTTGTAGACTATAGAGGTTACGGAAGGAGTGAAGGGGAACCGAGTGAGAAAGGCCTTTACTTGGATTCAGAAGCTGTCTTGGATTATGTCATGACCAGACCTGATCTTGATAAAACAAAAGTAATCTTATTTGGTCGCTCCTTGGGCGGCGCAGTGGCTATTCACTTGGCCTCGGAGAATCCACATCGCATCTTTGCAATTGTTGTTGAGAACACATTCCTCAGTATCCCACACATGGCCAGCACTTTGTTCTCCTTCTTTCCCATGCGGTATCTCCCACTCTGGTGCTACAAGAATAAATTTCTGTCCTATAACAAGATCGCACAGTGCAGGATGCCATCGCTTTTCATTTCTGGATTGTCAGACCAGTTAATTCCTCCAGTCATGATGAAACAACTGTGTGAGCTGTCAACATCACGGACTAAGCGATTAGTCATTTTCCCAGATGGAACTCATAATGATACCTGGCAGTGCCAAGGCTATTTTGCTGCTCTTGAACAATTCATCAAAGAGTTATTACAAAATAATTCACATGAAGAAGTAAAATCCACATCTAATGTAAcaataatataa